A portion of the Stegostoma tigrinum isolate sSteTig4 chromosome 18, sSteTig4.hap1, whole genome shotgun sequence genome contains these proteins:
- the mrps33 gene encoding 28S ribosomal protein S33, mitochondrial, whose protein sequence is MSMLSTYARRMMRLSSQIFHEVVRPTDERSMKVVKLFSEQPLALQKQVYDWYPQHNQYYALMKKLRLFGLYRDEHEDFKEEMRRLRKLRGKGKPKKGEGKRALKKK, encoded by the exons ATGTCGATGCTGTCCACTTACGCACGGCGTATGATGCGCCTGAGCTCACAGATCTTTCACGAGGTTGTGCGACCCACTGATGAGCGTTCGATGAAAGTGGTGAAGCTGTTCAGCGAGCAGCCTCTAGCCCTGCAGAAACAGGTCTATGACTGGTATCCTCAGCACAATCAGTACTATGCTCTCATGAAGAAGCTGCGACTGTTCGGTTTGTACAG GGATGAGCATGAGGATTTCAAAGAGGAAATGAGGCGACTCAGAAAGTTGCGAGGCAAAGGGAAGCCGAAGAAAGGAGAGGGCAAGCGAGCCCTGAAGAAGAAATAG